AGGGATAATATTTCTTTAATCATGAGATGTTACTCCTTTCTGTATGTTTTTAGTTCAAATAAATTTTACAGGAAAAGAGAGCCAATTGCAAAAGATTTTTTTTAAAATCTGCAATTGGCTTTTTTTACAGATTATATTCTGGCTTTAGTTGTCTGTTGTACATGTAGTCTTCCTTCATTCTTATAAAAATTATTTTTTCTCCTAAAATCTTCAATAGTAACAGGATTTTTTTAAAATACATTAATATGTTATAATTAAAATAAGTAGGAAAGTTTTTTGTTAGTGAAAGGGGGCGTTATGAAATTAGTTCATATAAAAAATCCTGATTTTGAAGTGATGAAGAAAATTGTAGAAATAGAACAAGAAGCTTTTGAAGGAGACGGAAATGTAGATCTTTGGATAATAAAAGCTCTTATAAGATATGGCATGGTTTTTGTTATAAAAGAAGATAATAAAATAGTATGTATAATTGAGTATATGCAAATTTTTAATAAAAAATCTTTATTTTTGTACGGAATATCAACTTTAAAAAAATACAGACATAAAGGCTATGCGAACTTTATTTTAACAGAAACTGAAGAAATTTTAAAAGATTTTGGTTATAAAGAAATAGAACTTACTGTTGCACCTGAAAATGAAATTGCAATAAATTTATATAAAAAACATGGATATATACAAGGAAAATTTTTAGAAGATGAGTATGGAAAAGGTATCCATAGGTATGTAATGAGGAAAGTTATAAAATAACTTGACATACAAGGAGTTTTGATATAATATATAACTAATCAAGTTAAGTATAAATATTTTTAAAATTTAATTAGAAAGGGGAAGAAAATGGAATTACAATTACATACAGGTGATATAGGAAATTACCTAAAAGAACATAACATAAAACCTTCCTATCAAAGAATGAAAATATTTCAGTATCTGTTGGACAATCATAATCACCCAACAGTAGACACTATATATAAGGCACTTTGTTCAGAGATACCAACTCTATCTAAAACAACAGTGTATAATACTTTAAATTTATTTATAGAAAAGAAATTGGTTTATGTTATAGTTATAGAAGAAAATGAAACTAGATATGATTTACTTACTCACACTCATGGACATTTTAAATGTACTTGTTGTGGAGCATTATTTGATGTTGAGTTAAATATTGATTATAGTAAAAGTAAAGAGTTAATGGGCTGCGACATTGAAGAAAAACATATTTATTTTAAAGGTATATGTAAAAACTGTAAAAGAAAACAAAATTAAAAAATTTTCTTTGTTGACACCACTTGAAAAGTATGTTAAAATAGCAAAGTCTTAGAAAGCAGAATACAGGAAAAACTCGCATACCATATTAAATTATGGGAGGATCATTGAAGATACCGTTAAAGAGTGGACTTGTTTTTGATAAATAGTTTACACTTTGATGTAGATTGTGAAGAATTTAAATCAAAAGATTTCTTCGTTTAGTTGAGTAGATTGTATGAGCTATATAAGATTAGAAAATACAATTTAATAGGAGGAATGCAGATGAGAGTACAAGTGATTTTAGAATGTACAGAAACAAAGTTAAGACACTATACTACAACAAAAAACAAAAAGACTCATCCAGAAAGATTGGAAATGATGAAGTATAATCCAGTATTAAAGAGACATACTTTATATAAAGAAACAAAGAAGTAGGATGACAATTTAGTTAACAACGCATGCAGGTCAATGGCTCAATTGGTAGAGCATCGGTCTCCAAAACCGAGGGTTGGGGGTTCGAGTCCCTCTTGACCTGCCACTTTTATTGAAAGGAGATAGAGATAGTTATGAATTTATTTCAAAAAGTTAAAATGGAATATTCAAAAGTTGAATGGCCTTCAAGAATAGAAGTTATTCATTCTACTATATGGGTTGTAACTATGACTGTTGTAATATCTATCTATCTTGGTGTCTTTGATATTCTTGCAGTAAGAGCTCTAAACTTCTTGGAGGGATTGATATGAGCATAGAAAATGTAAGAAAATGGTTTATGCTTCATACTTATTCTGGATATGAAAAAAAGGTAAAAACAGATCTTGAACAAAAGGTGGAAACACTTGGATTAAAAGAAGTTGTAACTGATATATTGGTTCCAGAAGAAGAGTTAACAGAAATTGTTAGAGGAAAGCCTAAAAAAATATACAGAAAGCTTTTTCCTGCTTACGTCATGCTTGAAATGGAAGCTACAAGAGAAGAAAATGAAAATGGAATAAGTTATAAAGTAGATCCGGATGTTTGGTATGTAATAAGAAATACCAATGGAGTTACCGGATTTGTAGGAGTTGGGTCTGATCCTATCCCTATGGAAGAAGAAGAGGTAAGAAATATATTCAATATAATAGGTGTAAAAACACCTAAGGAGGCTATAAAAATTGACTTTACTAAAGGAGACTATGTTAAAATTTTAAAGGGTTCTTTTAAAGATCAAGAAGGTCAAGTAGCTGAGATTGATTATGAACATGGTAGAGCTAAAGTAATGGTTGAAATTTTTGGAAGAATGACACCAGTTGAAATTGAGGTAGATGGTGTTTTGAAAGTGTAGTATACACAATCTTATGGAGGTGTAATTTAAAAAAATGGCAAAAGAAGTAATTCAAATAATAAAACTACAATTACCAGCAGGTAAAGCAAACCCTGCTCCACCAGTTGGGCCAGCATTAGGACAACATGGTGTAAATATAATGGAATTTTGTAAGGCATTTAATGCAAAAACTCAAGATAAGGCTGGATGGATAATTCCTGTTGAAATTTCTGTTTATAGTGACAGATCTTTCACATTTATATTAAAAACTCCGCCTGCATCAGACTTATTAAAGAAAGCTGCTGGAATAACATCTGGAGCTAAAAACTCTAAAAAAGAAGTTGCAGGAAAAATTACTACTGCAAAGTTAAAAGAACTAGCTGAAGCAAAAATGCCTGACTTAAATGCTTCATCTGTTGAAACAGCTATGAAGATAATTGCAGGATCAGCAAGATCTATGGGAATAAAAATAGAAGACTAATTGCTTTATAATTTAGTGGTAGAGTTTACTCGTTAAGCCACAAAGGGAGGAAATTTAATAATGGCAAAACATAGAGGAAAGAAATATTTAGAAGTAGCTAAATTAATTGAAACAGGAAAACTTTATGATATAAGAGAAGCACTTGAATTAGTTCAAAAGACTAAAACTGCAAAATTTACTGAAACTGTTGAAGTAGCATTAAGACTTGGAGTAGATCCAAGACATGCTGACCAACAAATTAGAGGAACAGTTGTGTTACCTCATGGAACTGGTAAAAGTGTGAAAATACTAGCAATCACTTCTGGTGAAAATGTAGAAAAAGCATTAGCTGCTGGAGCAGATTATGCTGGAGCAGAAGAATATATTAGCCAAATTCAACAAGGTTGGTTGGACTTTGATTTAGTAATTGCTACACCAGATATGATGCCTAAAATAGGTAGGCTAGGGAAAATATTGGGAACTAAGGGTCTAATGCCTAACCCTAAATCAGGAACTGTAACTCCTGATATAGCAGCTGCAGTATCTGAATTTAAAAAAGGTAAACTTGCATTTAGAGTAGATAAATTAGGATCTATTCATGCACCTATTGGAAAAGTTGATTTTGATTTAGATAAAATTGAAGAAAACTTCAAAGCTTTTATGGATCAAATCATCAGATTAAAACCAGCTTCATCTAAAGGGCAATACCTAAGAACAGTAGCTGTATCATTAACTATGGGACCAGGAGTAAAAATGGATCCTGCTATAGTTGGTAAAATTGTTGGATAATTAAAATTAAATATAAATCCAAACCAAAGACCGTAGGGGGAAATAATCCTTAAATAACCTACCGAGGTTGGAAGTTAGATATACTAACCTCAAAACTCAACCCCTGTTCTTTGTGATAGGGGTATATTTTTAGAAAAAAGAGGAGGTGAATCAATATGGCAACTCAAGTTAAAAAAGAACTTGTAGCAGAATTAGTTGAAAAAATTAAAAAAGCTCAATCAGTTGTTTTTGTTGATTATCAAGGTATTAAAGTTAATGAAGAAACTTCATTAAGAAAACAAATGAGAGAAAGTGGAGCAGAATATTTAGTAGCTAAAAATAGACTATTTAAAATAGCTCTTAAAGAATCTGGAGTTGAAGATAACTTTGATGAAATATTAGAAGGAACAACAGCGTTTGCATTTGGATATAATGATCCAGTAGCACCTGCAAAAGCAGTATTTAATCTTGCTAAAGAAAAAGCTAAAGCAAAACAAGATGTATTTAAAATCAAAGGTGGTTACTTAACAGGAAAGAAAGTAAGTGTAAAAGAAGTTGAAGAATTAGCAAAATTACCTTCAAGAGAACAATTACTATCTATGTTACTAAACTCTATGTTAGGACCAATCAGAAAACTTGCTTATGCAACTGTTGCAATAGCAGACAAAAAAGAAGGATCTGCTGAATAAGAAATATTAAAAAATTAAAATTGATGAAATTTAAGGAGGAAAATAATAATGGCATTTAATAAAGAACAATTTATAGCTGATTTAGAAGCTATGACAGTATTAGAATTAAAAGAATTAGTATCTGCACTAGAAGAACACTTTGGAGTAACTGCTGCTGCACCAGTAGCTGTAGCTGCTGCTGGACCAGTAGAAGCTGCTGAAGAAAAAACTGAATTTGATGTAGTATTAAAGAGTGCTGGTGGAAATAAAATAGCTGTAATTAAAGAAGTTAGAGCTATCACTGGATTAGGATTAAAAGAAGCTAAAGATTTAGTTGATAATGGTGGAGTAATTAAAGAAGCTGCACCTAAAGATGAAGCTAATGCAATAAAAGAAAAATTAACTGCAGCTGGAGCAGAAGTAGAAGTAAAATAGTTAGTTAATAATATTCTTTGATATTTAAAAAATAATAGGCACTCTTTAAAATTTGGAGTGCCTTTTTGCCAACTTTACAGGTTAGATAGTTGATCTTTTGGAAGTAAATGAGCCTTGTTTCTTACAAAAGACTAACTATACCAATTAGATTTAGAGTGGTATATAGAAAAATAAGTGAAATTGCATTCTAAATTTTAGATAAAAAATTGAAGTAAATGAGCCGAGCAAATCTCAGCATGTTTTCCTTTAACAAGTTTGGCTAATTTTCTTAGAAACTCTTAGTGAACTTGTTCAGTTAGAGTTTCTTAGATATCGCATTTGAAAGAATGCGATAAGCGAATGTCAATTTTTTATCGTTAAGAAATTTAGCTAGCAATGAACTATTTTTCTTATACTTATATTTTAAGGAGAGTGAAACGTGCAAAAACTCATTGAAAGACTTGATTTTGGAAAAATAAAACCTAGAGGTAAAATGCCTCATTTTCTTGAATTCCAATTAAATTCATATGAAGATTTTTTACAAACAAATATGTCACCAAATAAAAGGGAAGAAAAAGGATTTGAATTAGCATTCAAAGAGATATTCCCAATAGAATCTTCAAATGGAGATGTAAGGCTAGAATATATAGGATATGAATTACATGAAGCAGAAGCACCATTAAATGATGAGCTTGAATGTAAGAAAAGAGGGAAAACATATTCTAATTCATTGAAAGTTAGATTGAGACTTATAAATAAAAAAATGGGAAATGAAATCCAAGAATCTTTAGTATATTTTGGAGAGGTTCCTAAAATGACAGATAGAGCAACATTTATAATAAATGGAGCAGAAAGGGTTGTTGTATCACAATTACATAGATCGCCAGGTGTATCTTTCAGTAAAGAAGTTAACACTCAAACAGGTAAGGATTTATTTTCAGGGAAAATAATTCCATATAAAGGAACTTGGCTAGAGTTTGAAACTGATAAAAATGACTTTTTAAGTGTAAAAATAGATAGAAAGAAAAAAGTTTTAGCCACTATATTTTTAAAGGCAGTAGATTTCTTTAAAGATAATAATGAAATTAGAGATTATTTTTTGGAAACAAAGGAATTGAATTTAAAAGCTCTTTATAAGAAGTATTCAAAAGAACCAGAAGAATTATTGAATATATTAAAACAAGAATTAGATGGTTCTATAATTAAAGAAGATATACTTGATGAAGAAACAGGAGAATTTATAGCTGAAACAGAAGCTTTTATAAATGAAGAATTAATAAATAGCCTGATAGAAAATAAAGTAGAAAATATTTCTTATTGGCATGTAGGACCTGAAAATAAACTAATTGTAAATACTTT
The Fusobacterium simiae genome window above contains:
- the nusG gene encoding transcription termination/antitermination protein NusG, whose translation is MSIENVRKWFMLHTYSGYEKKVKTDLEQKVETLGLKEVVTDILVPEEELTEIVRGKPKKIYRKLFPAYVMLEMEATREENENGISYKVDPDVWYVIRNTNGVTGFVGVGSDPIPMEEEEVRNIFNIIGVKTPKEAIKIDFTKGDYVKILKGSFKDQEGQVAEIDYEHGRAKVMVEIFGRMTPVEIEVDGVLKV
- a CDS encoding GNAT family N-acetyltransferase, with product MKLVHIKNPDFEVMKKIVEIEQEAFEGDGNVDLWIIKALIRYGMVFVIKEDNKIVCIIEYMQIFNKKSLFLYGISTLKKYRHKGYANFILTETEEILKDFGYKEIELTVAPENEIAINLYKKHGYIQGKFLEDEYGKGIHRYVMRKVIK
- the rplK gene encoding 50S ribosomal protein L11 translates to MAKEVIQIIKLQLPAGKANPAPPVGPALGQHGVNIMEFCKAFNAKTQDKAGWIIPVEISVYSDRSFTFILKTPPASDLLKKAAGITSGAKNSKKEVAGKITTAKLKELAEAKMPDLNASSVETAMKIIAGSARSMGIKIED
- the rplA gene encoding 50S ribosomal protein L1; this translates as MAKHRGKKYLEVAKLIETGKLYDIREALELVQKTKTAKFTETVEVALRLGVDPRHADQQIRGTVVLPHGTGKSVKILAITSGENVEKALAAGADYAGAEEYISQIQQGWLDFDLVIATPDMMPKIGRLGKILGTKGLMPNPKSGTVTPDIAAAVSEFKKGKLAFRVDKLGSIHAPIGKVDFDLDKIEENFKAFMDQIIRLKPASSKGQYLRTVAVSLTMGPGVKMDPAIVGKIVG
- the secE gene encoding preprotein translocase subunit SecE, whose product is MNLFQKVKMEYSKVEWPSRIEVIHSTIWVVTMTVVISIYLGVFDILAVRALNFLEGLI
- the rpmG gene encoding 50S ribosomal protein L33 yields the protein MRVQVILECTETKLRHYTTTKNKKTHPERLEMMKYNPVLKRHTLYKETKK
- the rplL gene encoding 50S ribosomal protein L7/L12, with the translated sequence MAFNKEQFIADLEAMTVLELKELVSALEEHFGVTAAAPVAVAAAGPVEAAEEKTEFDVVLKSAGGNKIAVIKEVRAITGLGLKEAKDLVDNGGVIKEAAPKDEANAIKEKLTAAGAEVEVK
- the rplJ gene encoding 50S ribosomal protein L10 — protein: MATQVKKELVAELVEKIKKAQSVVFVDYQGIKVNEETSLRKQMRESGAEYLVAKNRLFKIALKESGVEDNFDEILEGTTAFAFGYNDPVAPAKAVFNLAKEKAKAKQDVFKIKGGYLTGKKVSVKEVEELAKLPSREQLLSMLLNSMLGPIRKLAYATVAIADKKEGSAE
- a CDS encoding Fur family transcriptional regulator, producing MELQLHTGDIGNYLKEHNIKPSYQRMKIFQYLLDNHNHPTVDTIYKALCSEIPTLSKTTVYNTLNLFIEKKLVYVIVIEENETRYDLLTHTHGHFKCTCCGALFDVELNIDYSKSKELMGCDIEEKHIYFKGICKNCKRKQN